A window from candidate division KSB1 bacterium encodes these proteins:
- the coaBC gene encoding bifunctional phosphopantothenoylcysteine decarboxylase/phosphopantothenate--cysteine ligase CoaBC, with amino-acid sequence MEDRLLEGKRVLLGVTGGIAAYKSCELARQLIRLGAAVQVVMTEAAVRFVAPLTFEALTHRPVVTDLFQGERPGGATVHVELARWPHLVVVAPATYDFLGKLASGLANDALSALVAATRSPVILCPAMNHEMYAKPALSQNLERLRSWGYRVVGPEHGELAEGEVGWGRLAALEVILDAIKYELLRHDALKGCRVLVTAGPTQEAVDPVRFITNHSSGKMGYALAEASLWAGAEVALVSGPTGLRVPEGVRCTRVRTASEMAEAVAEEWPRTDILFMAAAVSDYRPTQLSPHKIKKGEGPYLQLTLEKTPDILAWAGQNKGSRFLVGFAVETENELAYAMEKLRKKNLDLIVVNNPLEPGAGFGTDTNRVTLLDAQGHLEAWPLASKLDVARRLVFRVGQLWRARANQAAEIHTPQAGEAK; translated from the coding sequence GTGGAAGATCGCCTTCTGGAAGGGAAGAGGGTTCTTCTGGGTGTCACCGGCGGAATAGCCGCTTACAAGAGCTGCGAGCTGGCTCGGCAGCTCATCCGCCTGGGCGCCGCGGTGCAGGTGGTGATGACGGAGGCGGCAGTCCGCTTTGTGGCGCCCCTCACCTTCGAGGCGTTGACCCATCGGCCCGTGGTTACGGATCTGTTCCAGGGCGAGAGACCGGGCGGGGCAACAGTTCACGTAGAGCTCGCCCGATGGCCTCACCTGGTGGTAGTGGCACCGGCGACGTACGATTTCCTCGGCAAGCTTGCCTCCGGGCTGGCCAACGATGCGCTGAGCGCTCTGGTGGCAGCCACACGATCGCCGGTGATCCTCTGCCCGGCCATGAATCATGAGATGTACGCCAAGCCCGCGCTCTCCCAAAACCTCGAACGCTTGCGCAGCTGGGGCTACCGGGTGGTAGGTCCTGAGCACGGGGAGCTCGCGGAGGGGGAGGTAGGTTGGGGGCGTTTGGCGGCGCTTGAGGTGATCCTCGACGCAATCAAGTACGAGCTGCTGCGCCACGATGCCCTAAAGGGATGTCGCGTACTGGTGACGGCCGGCCCCACCCAGGAAGCCGTCGATCCGGTGCGCTTCATCACCAATCATTCCTCTGGCAAGATGGGGTACGCCCTTGCGGAGGCTTCGCTTTGGGCGGGCGCCGAAGTGGCCCTTGTCTCCGGACCCACAGGCCTACGGGTACCCGAGGGCGTGCGGTGTACCAGGGTCCGGACCGCCTCCGAGATGGCAGAAGCCGTGGCCGAGGAATGGCCGCGTACGGACATCCTGTTCATGGCCGCAGCCGTGAGCGACTACCGCCCGACGCAGCTCTCTCCTCACAAGATCAAGAAGGGCGAAGGCCCCTACCTGCAGCTGACCTTGGAAAAGACCCCGGATATCTTGGCCTGGGCCGGGCAGAATAAGGGGTCTCGGTTTCTGGTCGGCTTTGCTGTGGAAACGGAGAACGAGCTCGCCTACGCGATGGAGAAGCTGCGGAAGAAGAATCTGGATCTGATCGTGGTGAACAACCCGCTCGAGCCAGGGGCAGGATTCGGGACCGATACGAACCGAGTCACCTTGCTTGACGCACAGGGCCATCTGGAAGCGTGGCCTCTGGCGAGCAAACTGGACGTGGCGCGCCGCCTTGTCTTCCGCGTGGGTCAGCTTTGGCGGGCGCGCGCGAACCAGGCGGCCGAAATTCACACCCCTCAGGCGGGCGAGGCGAAGTGA